The Brassica napus cultivar Da-Ae chromosome C7, Da-Ae, whole genome shotgun sequence genome has a segment encoding these proteins:
- the LOC125589586 gene encoding protein LHY-like, whose protein sequence is MVQEKNKDRDDDDDGMHSAREHFPVDFVNGNVAKYPQFHPPGMVSPDLMFCPMGDLVHVNHPATRASSSYATTSTTSQQAFPACPSQDDYRSFLHMSSTFSNLIMSTLLQNPAAHAAATLAASVWPYTNNVGDSSTQMSSSPPSIAAIVAATVAAATAWWASHGLLPPTPLHLPVPTPNDQLIEKQSTTFQDQNMASSSDDSEETGITKLKAEKEEVVVAAAAVVQDSQKKNPVDRSSCGLNTPSGSDAEIDALDKMEKEKEAGVTSELSNRRSKINNNNQTTDSWKEVSQGGRIAFQALFARERLPQSFSPPQVAENVNGKQSDRERSDSPFCLSPHNPKNLDLPPCSSISGDQKLL, encoded by the exons ATGGTTCAAGAGAAGAACAAGGacagagatgatgatgatgatggtatgCACAGCGCAAGGGAGCATTTTCCGGTGGACTTTGTAAACGGAAATGTGGCAAAATACCCTCAGTTCCATCCCCCAGGTATGGTATCTCCAGACTTAATGTTTTGTCCTATGGGAGACCTAGTTCATGTGAATCATCCAGCTACAAgagcatcatcatcatatgCTACTACTAGTACAACTTCTCAACAAGCCTTTCCAGCATGCCCTTCCCAAGATGATTACCGTTCGTTTCTCCACATGTCTTCTACTTTCTCCAATCTTATCATGTCAACTCTCCTACAGAACCCTGCAGCTCATGCTGCAGCCACACTCGCTGCTTCGGTCTGGCCCTATACTAATAATGTTGGAGATTCATCAACGCAAATGAGCTCTTCTCCTCCAAGTATAGCAGCCATTGTTGCTGCTACCGTAGCTGCTGCAACTGCTTGGTGGGCTTCTCATGGACTTCTTCCTCCTACTCCACTCCACTTACCAGTTCCAACTCCAAATGATCAACTAATTGAGAAACAAAGCACAACCTTTCAAGATCAAAACATGGCTTCATCATCCGACGATTCAGAGGAGACTGGAATTACCAAGCTAAAGGCTGAGAAGGAGGAAGTTGTTGtggctgctgctgctgttgtGCAAGATTCTCAGAAGAAAAATCCAGTGGACCGCTCATCGTGTGGATTAAACACACCTTCAGGGAGTGACGCGGAAATAGACGCATTGGATAAAatggagaaagaaaaagaggcAGGTGTTACTAGTGAGTTAAGCAACCGTCGGAGtaaaatcaacaacaacaaccaaacTACTGATTCATGGAAGGAAGTCTCTCAAGGG GGTCGTATAGCGTTTCAGGCTCTCTTTGCAAGAGAGAGACTGCCACAAAGCTTTTCACCTCCTCAAGTGGCAGAGAATGTGAATGGAAAACAAAGCGATAGAGAGAGAAGCGATTCTCCCTTTTGTCTCTCCCCACATAACCCTAAAAACCTAGATCTGCCGCCGTGCTCCTCCATCTCCGGTGACCAGAAGCTCCTCTAG